From Candidatus Margulisiibacteriota bacterium:
ACCATTTTCCTTGGTCCCAATATATTGTATTTCATCGTTAGTATTGATTAACATCGTTTCCCCTCTGTTTAGAATATATATTTTTTATAGGTTAACATTAAATTTCATATTTTGTCTACATTCTGGAGCATTAAAATTCTTAAAAATTTGATATATTAAAATTTAATAAAGTATGTGCTATGATTAGGTAAATTTCGATAAAATTCATAAAATAAAATGAAAAAAATATTATTCCTGCTTTTTTTAATTGTCCTATCCTCATCCTTTGGTTTCGTGCATCCCAGACAAGTTAAAATAAAAACCCTTGCAGAGATGCAAAAAGAACAAATGAATAAACGTATTTTAAGTTCCTATTCTGTCTTTGCCTTATCCGCCGGCAACCTGTTTTATCCGGGCTTTTCCATACAGGAAGGATTTTATAGCCTTGAGTACGGCCTTATAACCAAAGATTTATTCAGTTATAAATTCAGTTTAGGAGCAGGTTCCAACAAGGATAGCGCCGGCAACATTATGAAAACTTATCCGCTGGATTTTGACATTTTAGTCGGTTATGGGATTATGTCTCGAATTGATACTTATTTGGGAGCGGGAGCGGGCTATACAATAATTCAGGATTATATCAATAAACAGGGACTTAATTACCATTTTATCGGAGGTCTTAACTTTTCTCTTTCCCAACAGTCTTCTTTTTTTATTGAATACAAAAGATATTTTCTAAATATAGATGCTGTTGATTTAAATTCCGAATTACTGAAATTCGGGTTTACTTTTAAATTCTATCCTCAGGCTAATACAATAAATGGTGAAAACTAGTTATTCATATCCTTATATGATATGATAAAATAAAATAAAAAGGGGTGGTGATTAAATGGTTCTTGATTTAAATGTGTCCATGAGAGAGAAAAACAATATACCGATTATAGACCTGGAGGGTGAGATTGACGTTTATACCTATCCAAAGTTAAGTGATGCCTTGAAAATAATTTTTGAGAAATATCCAAGCACTAAAGATTTGATAATTAACCTGGGGAATGTTCGTTATATAGACAGTACCGGGTTGGGCGTAATTGCCAATGGGGCCAGTCAAATCTCAAAAATATCCAACGGTTATGTTACTATCATCAATGCAACCCCGCAAATACGAAAAATATTTGATGTGTCAGGTCTGATATCGACGAACTTTAATCTTTATGACAATGAAGATACAGCTCTAAATCAAATCAACAGCAAGAACAGTTAAAAAGGAGGGGCCAGCATGGTTGAACCGATAAAAATTGAGTTATCTATCCCCAGTTTATCTGATTACGTAGGAGTAGCTCGTTTGGCTGCCTCCGGTATTGCAAATCGTATGAAGTTTACTCATGAGGATATTGAAGATATAAAGATCGCTGTTTCTGAAGCTTGCACCAATGCCGTGCAATATGCCTACGGAGACAAAATTGGGGAAATTAAAATTATTTTCCTCATCCACGATGACTTTCTGGAGATAAAGGTTGTCGATCACGGAAGAGGATTTGAGGTAAATGAACAGTCTGAAAATAATTTATCTGACCCCGATAAAATCGGACTGGGACTGGGAATTGTATTCATGCGCAGTTTAATGGACAAAGTCACCCATACCTCTACGCCGGACAAGGGAACTGAAGTCATTATGATCAAAAAACTCCCTGTCAAAAATGACTGATTAGTCCATAGCTTTAATGTTAGTTGTTATTGGTCTTCTTAATTTAATCGCAATTGGTATAGGAACCATGCTGATTAATCTCTCCGAAGGAGAGTCTATTATAAGCATGGTTTCTTTCTGGATAGGCATAGTAATAATCATTGGTAGTTTGTATTTTTTCGGACTTTCCATCTTTGCTCCAAACATAGCGGGAATATCATAAATTTTCATTAAAAATTTAATACCTCACTATTGGCGAATTAAGCCTGCCGTGCTAAACTATGACCTAATTTTTTAAAGCTCTAAGGAGCTAAATACACATATTTACCCTTTGTTAAATAGCGTGTGGCAAAAATTGCTGCTGTTTAAACCAGGTAAATAGAGGAAAAACAAAATCGGAGGTTTTTAAATGACAGAGAAAAATGTAACGGAAGAAATTAAGGAAAACGAAAAGGAACAGGAAAAGGTTGCAAAAAAAGAAGCAGTACCCAGTATAGCTCCCAAAAAAATCATCCCGGAAAAAGTCGTTTCCATGAGGCAACTCCTGGAAACCGGAGTTCATTTCGGGCATCAGACCAGACGCTGGAACCCAAAAATGAAACCTTATATTTATACTTCACGTAATGATATACATGTTATAGATTTACAAAAAACATTGGTTTATATTAATAAAGCTTATGATTTTATCAAGGAAAAAGTTTCCAAAGGCGCTACAATTTTATTTATCGGCACCAAAAAACAGGCACAATCCGCAATAGAAGAAGAAGCAAAGCGTTGTGGTATGCCCTATGTCAGCAACCGCTGGCTGGGTGGAATGCTTACGAATTTCGAAACAATAAAAAAATCAGTAAATAGAATGAAAGAAATAGAAACCTGGAAAGAAAACGGCTTGTTTGATTCATTGGCTATTAAAGAACAGTCTGTATTATCAAAAAAATGCAGTAAAATTCAGTTCCATCTTAATGGCATGAGAGAAATGGTCAAATTGCCGGACATAGTCTTTATCGTAGATACAAAAAAAGAAGAAATTGCCGTTCATGAAGCTAATGTTTTAAAAATTCCTATTGTCGGCATTGTAGATACTAACTGTGATCCGGATTTAATAAACCATCCTATCCCAGCTAATGATGATGCAATTAGAACAATTAAGCTTCTGGCCAGTATAATTGCCAATGCTGTGCTGGAAGGAAAGAAGCTTCTGCCTGTGACCGGCGACGAAGCAATAACCAAAGAACTGGAAAATGTTTTAGTTTCTGCTGCGCCTGAGGCATCTGTGCCAGCCGAAACTGCTGCAGCACCTTTGGCTGAGGAAGTGCCTATGGACCAGGATGACTTTGAAAAAAGTCTTGAATTACAGGAAATGTATGAAGACATGAATGTAGTGGAGGATTAAGCAAATGGCCAATATAACTAACGCTCAAATACAGGAATTAAGAGTTAAAACAAATGCCGGAATGATGGATTGCAAAAGAGCTCTTCAGGAATGCAACGGAGACATGGAACAGGCTGCAGACCTTTTGCGTAAAAAAGGAATTGCTAAAGCCTCGAAAAGAAGCGAACGCGAAGCCAGAGAAGGTATTATTAAAATTCTTCTGAACACCTCTAAAGATGAAGCTTATATGGTCGAATTGAATTCTGAAACCGACTTTGTTTCCAGAAATGAAAATTTCCAAAATCTGGCAGGTGAGTTATTGAAATTGTTGGAAAAAA
This genomic window contains:
- a CDS encoding STAS domain-containing protein; the protein is MVLDLNVSMREKNNIPIIDLEGEIDVYTYPKLSDALKIIFEKYPSTKDLIINLGNVRYIDSTGLGVIANGASQISKISNGYVTIINATPQIRKIFDVSGLISTNFNLYDNEDTALNQINSKNS
- a CDS encoding ATP-binding protein encodes the protein MVEPIKIELSIPSLSDYVGVARLAASGIANRMKFTHEDIEDIKIAVSEACTNAVQYAYGDKIGEIKIIFLIHDDFLEIKVVDHGRGFEVNEQSENNLSDPDKIGLGLGIVFMRSLMDKVTHTSTPDKGTEVIMIKKLPVKND
- the rpsB gene encoding 30S ribosomal protein S2 encodes the protein MTEKNVTEEIKENEKEQEKVAKKEAVPSIAPKKIIPEKVVSMRQLLETGVHFGHQTRRWNPKMKPYIYTSRNDIHVIDLQKTLVYINKAYDFIKEKVSKGATILFIGTKKQAQSAIEEEAKRCGMPYVSNRWLGGMLTNFETIKKSVNRMKEIETWKENGLFDSLAIKEQSVLSKKCSKIQFHLNGMREMVKLPDIVFIVDTKKEEIAVHEANVLKIPIVGIVDTNCDPDLINHPIPANDDAIRTIKLLASIIANAVLEGKKLLPVTGDEAITKELENVLVSAAPEASVPAETAAAPLAEEVPMDQDDFEKSLELQEMYEDMNVVED